Genomic DNA from Desulfuromonas versatilis:
GGTGTGCGGGTCGTAAGGGCCGTGGGTCGCGGTGAGCAGGGGCAGGTCCGACTCCCGGAGATGGTCTTGCCGCAACAGCAGCACCCCGCCGGCGCCATCGGCGACAAAGCGAGCCTCGAACCCCGGCAGGCGCGAGCCGGCCTGGGTCCAGCCGGTGTCCCCTGTGGGCAGGGTGCCGAAGAAACTGCTCAACACTTTCTGTCGCCATTTTGCCGAAAAACGCAGGCTGCGGTCGGCCAACCGATAATAGACGGCATAGGTGAGCGGATCGAGGTAGACCCGGATACCCAGGCGCAGGAGCAATTCGCGGTTGTAATTGTTCTGGGTGGTTTTCAGCAGCCGCTCGGTGATCTCCTCCATGCCGGCGAACTGGGCGTCCTCTGGAGGCGAATCAAGCAGTTCAATCCTCTTCAGGTGGCGATAGTCCTCCTTACCGATCTCCACCTCGAGGCGATTGAGGTGGCGCCGGAAGGGGGCCGCGTAGTCCACGGTGAAGGTGCTGATGAACAGCTTGGGGATGTTGGGGGACTGCTGGGTCACGGAAAACGCTCCTTGGTGGGCACGATGATTAAATAATACCCCCCGACACCCGAGGAGACAACGATTGTCCCGGCGGGAGCTCGTTGGGGAGAAGCGCCAGATCCGGCAGGCTGTTGCAAGCAGCCGGAGGAAAGTGGTACTTTCCCTGGCGAGGGCCGTCGGCCGCTGAGCCGCCAGGAGAGAAGGGGGAAGGGATTGCTGGTCAGATGGATTGCGGGATTGTGCCTGGGACTGGCCTTGGCCGGCGCCACGGTGCATGCCGCTGGGCCGACCCGGCTGCGCTATGCCGGTGCCACCACCCTCAAGCGCGACTTCATGCCCAAGGCCGCCTGGGCCTTCGAGGCCCGAACCGGGGTCGGCTTCACCATTGTGGGGGGCAACACCGACCCCGGCCTGCTGGCCTTGCGGGCCGGCGAGGCGGACGTGGCGGGAGCCGGGCGGTTTCTTACCCCGGCCGAGAGAGCCGCGGGGCTGGTGGAGACGCTGGTCGGCTGGGATCCGTTGGCCGTGGTGGTGCACGAAACCAATCCGCTGGAGGCACTGAGCCTCCAGCAGCTGGTGGGAATTTTCAGCGGGCGAATTGCCCGCTGGAGCGAGGTCGGCGGGCCCGATCTGCCAATTTTGCTGGTGGTCAACCCCGAGGGCTCGGGGATGCGTGCCGCGGTGGAGGAGGAGGTTCTGCGGGGGGAGAGCCTCGGACCGTTTCAACTGACCACGGGCCTGGTCGAGGATGGCGACCTGCAGGTTTCCCAATTCCCCCTGGCGATCACCATCCTCAGCAGCAGCATGGTCGATGGGCCCCGGGTCAAGATCCTGAAGATCGACGGGCAGTCCCTCGGCTCGGCAACGGTGACCCAAGGCAAGTACCCGCTGGTCAAGCCGCTGCAGTTGGTGACCCTGGGCCCGCCCCGGGGGACGTTGCTGGATTTCATCGAATTTGTTCAGAGCCCCGAGGGGCAGGCCATAATGGAGCGGCGGTTTTACGGCATCGGGACTCCGTCCGCCGCTGCTGATCATCCCTGAGTCGAATAAAAAGGATTCGCCGATGTTTTCATCACTGAAGCTGCGCTCGAAGATACTCGTGGCCCTGATCGGCCTTTCGGTTCTGCCGCTCGCCGCCGCGCTGATTCTGCTCTCCGCATTTACCGACGAGCAGATGGAGCAGGGCATGCAGTTGCGGGCCGACGAGACGGTGCGCTTCGTCAAGGAGCGCATCGACGCCGCCCAGCGGGAGGTCTCCAACTACATCCGCCTCTCCAGCCTGGACAGCGATTTGAGCAACTCCATCTACTTCTCGGAAAATCCCGAGGAGATGCTCAATCTCAAGACCGCCGTGGAGGATGCCCAGGAGATCTTCCACATCGACCTGATCCAGGTTCTCAACCCCGAGGGGCACGTGCTGCGCAGGACCCTGCGCGAGGGCCACCGGGACCTCCAGCCCACCACCGGCAAGGAGCACCCGGTGATCCAGGCGGCCTTGGCCGGCACCGACGCCAGCGGTCTGGGCAGCTTCGACGGGCGGGCGGCCATCGTCGCGGTTTCACCGATCAGCTACCACCAGAAGGTCATCGGTTACCTGCTCGGGGCGATTTTCCTCGACGATATCGCCGAGCACCTGCGGCAGCTGGGGGGCACGGCCGTGGCCTTCTACAATCCCGAAGGAGAAATCACCACCAGCGATGCCGAACTGACGGAGCTTTCCCTCGCCCAGATCCAGGGGCGGGAGAGCTGGACCCAGCAGCTCGGCAAGACCCCCTACAGCCTTTACAATATCCCCTTCGGCGGCCGGGACGAGGGGCTCATCATTGCCTACGATCGCTCCGAACTGGTCGAGGCCCGGCGTAACCTGCGGGCGGTGCTGCTGACCATCCTCCTCGGTGTCGGGACCCTGGCGGTGCTGATCGGGGTGGCCATCTCCCGCGGGGTGGTCCGGCCGCTGACCGAGGTGGTGAAGAACCTCAAGGAGATCGCCGAGGGCGAGGCCGACCTCACCCGGGCGCTCAAGGTCCGCTCGCGGGACGAAGTCGGCGAACTGGCCGAGAGCTTCAACCGGTTTCTCGGGCGGTTGGCCGAGACCGTGCGGCGCATCAAGGTGGTGCGCTCGGATCTGGCCCAGGCCGCCGAAAAGATCCGTCTCTCCTCCAGCGAGGTCAACATGGGGGCCCTGCGCCAGTCCCAGGCGCTCGAGGAGAGCCACCAGGCGATCCAGGGGATCGACCAGACCCTGGCCGGCGTCGCCGAAAGCACCAGCCAGCTGCTGGATGCCGCCGAGGGGAGCTCGTCGGCCACCCTGGAGCTGGGCTCCACCATCGAAGAGATCGCCGACCAGATGGAGAAGCTCTTCGCCACGGTCGAGGAGGTTTCCAGTTCCATCACCCAGATGTCGGTGGCTTCCCAGCAGGTGACCGACAATATCGAGGCGCTCTCCTCCTCCACGGAAATCACCGCCTCCTCCATCACCGAGATGGACGCCGCCATCAAGGAGATCGAGGAGAACGCCGGGCGCACCAGCGCCCTTTCCGAGGCTGCGGCCCGCGATGCCCAGTCGGGCAAGGAGGCGGTGGATGAAACCATCCAGGGGATCTGTGCGGTGCGCGAGATCGTCGACGGCGCGACCACCGTCATTCAGGACCTAGGGGCCCAGTCGAGCGCCATCGGCAAGATCCTCACCGTCATCGACGAGGTGGCCGACCAGACCAGCCTGCTGGCGCTCAATGCCGCCATCATCGCCGCCCAGGCCGGCGAGCACGGGCGCGGCTTCGCGGTGGTGGCCGACGAGATCCGCGAGCTGGCCGATCGCACCGCGGTCAGCACCCGAGAAATCGCGGCGATCATCACCCGGCTGCAGGATGGCACCCGGGGGGCGGTCAAGGCCATGGGCAGCGCCAGCGAACGCGTGCACAAGGAGGTTGACCGCTCGCGGATCGCCGGCAGCGCCCTGGACCAGATCCGCAACAGCACTCTGACCGCCACCGAGCAGGTGCGCAGCATCGTGCGGGCCACCCAGGAGCAGGCTCGCGGCAGTCAGCAGATCACCCAGTCGATCAACCAGGTGGCGGCCATGCTCAACCAGATCGCCACGGCCGTCAACCAGCAGAGCGAGGGGACCCAGCAGCTGGCCAAGGCTGCGGAGTTTATGAAGGATATCGCTTCACGGGTGAACCTGAGCACCGGCGAGCAGACCAACGGCAGCCGGCAGATCAACCTCAGTATGGAGAACATCCGCGACATGATCGAACGCATCGATGCCGCCAGCCGCGAGCAGGCCCTGCGGAGCCGGCAGGTGGTGGAGGCAGTCTCCAGCGTGCGCAGCATCGCCGAGAACAACGTGGCGCGCACCGCCGAACTCGACCAGGTGGTGGAACTGCTCGCCGAGCAGACCGGCACCCTGGAAAACGAGGTCGGCGCCTTCAAGGCATGAACCGGCGCAACCTGAAGGTCACCATCCTGGGCTCGGGGACCAGCACCGGGGTGCCGGTCATCGGCTGCCGCTGCCCGGTCTGCCGTTCGCAAGACCCGCGCAACCAGCGTACCCGCTGCAGCGTCCTGATCTCGGTCGGTGAACGCAACGTCCTCATCGACACCGCCACCGATCTGCGCCAGCAGGCTCTGCGCGAGGAGGTGGACCACGTGGACGCGGTGCTCTTCACCCACAGCCACGCCGATCACGTGCATGGCATCGACGACCTGCGCTCCTTCAACCGCTCCTCGGGTGAGCTGATGCCGATTTTCGGCTCGGCCGAGACCATCGGGACCATTCGCCGAAACTTCAGCTACATCTTCGATGACGATCCCGATGCCGGATATCGTCCCAGGCTGGCGCCCCAGGTGGTGGACGGGCCTTTCGAGCTGTTCGGGCTGCGGATCGAACCGCTTCCCCTGGTGCACGGCCCCGGCCGCTCCCTCGGCTACCGGGTCGGCCCCTTTGCCTATCTCACCGACTGCAGCGCCATCCCCGCCGAGAGCCAGGCGCGCCTTGGCGGAATCGACACCCTGGTGGTCGACGGCCTGCGCTTCAAGCCCCACCAAAGTCACTTCAGCATCGCCCAGGCCATCGAAGCGGCCGCGAATATCGGCGCCCGCCGCACTCTGCTGACCCACCTGAGCCACGATGTGGACTATGCACGCCACTCCCCGCTGCTGCCCGAGGGGGTCGAACTGGCCCACGACGGGCAGCGGCTGAGTTTCGATTTCGCCGCCGGAGATGAATGACGCTTGATACCGTAGACGCTGACGGGTTATGGTAGCCACTCAATCCTCCTCCCCGGAGCCGATCCCGATGCACCAGGAAATCCGCCTCCACGGCCATCTCAACGACACTGTCGAATATTTCGTCTCAGCGGCGGCCAGAGACGCCTATCGCAGCTATTTCTACGAGGTGGCAGGCGATTCCCTGCGCATATTTTCCCCCGGCAACGAGTTCGTTCTCGGGCCCAAGGGGATCGGCCACCGCGGCAACGGCGGCAGCTTCTGCGAATACATGTTCGGGGTGGACCAGCCTCTGGCCGACCTTGCCAAGGCCGAGGTACGCAACCGGCTGGTGTTATACGGCGGGGTCTAC
This window encodes:
- a CDS encoding methyl-accepting chemotaxis protein yields the protein MFSSLKLRSKILVALIGLSVLPLAAALILLSAFTDEQMEQGMQLRADETVRFVKERIDAAQREVSNYIRLSSLDSDLSNSIYFSENPEEMLNLKTAVEDAQEIFHIDLIQVLNPEGHVLRRTLREGHRDLQPTTGKEHPVIQAALAGTDASGLGSFDGRAAIVAVSPISYHQKVIGYLLGAIFLDDIAEHLRQLGGTAVAFYNPEGEITTSDAELTELSLAQIQGRESWTQQLGKTPYSLYNIPFGGRDEGLIIAYDRSELVEARRNLRAVLLTILLGVGTLAVLIGVAISRGVVRPLTEVVKNLKEIAEGEADLTRALKVRSRDEVGELAESFNRFLGRLAETVRRIKVVRSDLAQAAEKIRLSSSEVNMGALRQSQALEESHQAIQGIDQTLAGVAESTSQLLDAAEGSSSATLELGSTIEEIADQMEKLFATVEEVSSSITQMSVASQQVTDNIEALSSSTEITASSITEMDAAIKEIEENAGRTSALSEAAARDAQSGKEAVDETIQGICAVREIVDGATTVIQDLGAQSSAIGKILTVIDEVADQTSLLALNAAIIAAQAGEHGRGFAVVADEIRELADRTAVSTREIAAIITRLQDGTRGAVKAMGSASERVHKEVDRSRIAGSALDQIRNSTLTATEQVRSIVRATQEQARGSQQITQSINQVAAMLNQIATAVNQQSEGTQQLAKAAEFMKDIASRVNLSTGEQTNGSRQINLSMENIRDMIERIDAASREQALRSRQVVEAVSSVRSIAENNVARTAELDQVVELLAEQTGTLENEVGAFKA
- a CDS encoding GPMC system MBL fold metallohydrolase; translated protein: MNRRNLKVTILGSGTSTGVPVIGCRCPVCRSQDPRNQRTRCSVLISVGERNVLIDTATDLRQQALREEVDHVDAVLFTHSHADHVHGIDDLRSFNRSSGELMPIFGSAETIGTIRRNFSYIFDDDPDAGYRPRLAPQVVDGPFELFGLRIEPLPLVHGPGRSLGYRVGPFAYLTDCSAIPAESQARLGGIDTLVVDGLRFKPHQSHFSIAQAIEAAANIGARRTLLTHLSHDVDYARHSPLLPEGVELAHDGQRLSFDFAAGDE
- a CDS encoding phosphate ABC transporter substrate-binding protein, yielding MLVRWIAGLCLGLALAGATVHAAGPTRLRYAGATTLKRDFMPKAAWAFEARTGVGFTIVGGNTDPGLLALRAGEADVAGAGRFLTPAERAAGLVETLVGWDPLAVVVHETNPLEALSLQQLVGIFSGRIARWSEVGGPDLPILLVVNPEGSGMRAAVEEEVLRGESLGPFQLTTGLVEDGDLQVSQFPLAITILSSSMVDGPRVKILKIDGQSLGSATVTQGKYPLVKPLQLVTLGPPRGTLLDFIEFVQSPEGQAIMERRFYGIGTPSAAADHP